Genomic window (Polaromonas sp. JS666):
CGCGCGCTTCATTGAGCATGGCGCCCCATTCGGGCGTGGGCGGCTGAGCGCCCATGCCGAGGAAGGACAGGCTGGCCGCAGTGATGATGGAAGTGCCCAGGCGCATCGTGAAGTAGACGACGATGGACGAGATGGTGCCGGGCAGGATGTGGCGCATGATGATGGTCCAGTCCGAAGCGCCTATGCTGCGCACCGCCTCGACATAGGTCATCTGCTTGAGCACCAGCGTGTTGCCGCGCACCAGCCGCGCAAAGGCCGGCACGCTGAACACCGACACGGCCACCACCACGTTGACCATGCTGCTGCCCAGGATGGCGACCACACCGAGCGCCAGCAGGATGCCGGGAAAGGCGAACAGCACGTCGGAAATCCGCATCACGATACGGTCCCACCAGCCCTCGTAATAGCCGGCCAGCAAACCCAGTGCGGTGCCGATCAGGCCACCGATGGCGACCGACGCAAAGCCTGCGGCCAGCGAAATACGCGCGCCCACCAGAATGCGGCTGAAGATGTCCCGGCCCAGCGGGTCAACGCCCAGCCAGTGCTGCCACGACGGTCCGGCGTTGAGCTTGTCGTAGTCGAAAAAGTTTTCGGCGTCGTAGGGAACGATGACCGGCGCGAGCAGGGCCAGCAGCACCAGCAGCAGAACGAAGGCCAGTGCCGCCATCGCCACGTGCTGCTTCTTGAACTTGCGCCAGAACTCAGTCCAGGGCGTGCGCACGCGGGTGTTTTGCGTGGCCACGGGTGTCGCCGCGATGGCGACGACGGCTTCGTTGACGATGGTCTGTGTCATGGCTGGCTTGTTCTCATTTGTAGCGAATGGTGGGGTTGATGAAACCGTAGAGCACGTCCACCACCAGGTTGATCAGGATGAATTCCAGCGAAAACAGCAGTACCAGCGTCTGGATCACGGGATAGTCGCGCATGGTCACGGCATCGACCAGCAGGCGACCCAGGCCGGGCCAGTTGAAGACCGCCTCGACGACGATGGAGCCGCCCAGCAGGAAACCGAACTGCAGGCCCATCATGGTGATCACCGGGATCAGCGCGTTGCGCAGGCAGTGCTTGAAAATCACCGTGCGCTCTTTCAGGCCTTTGGCCCGGGCCGTGCGCACAAAGTCTTCCTGGATCACTTCGACGAAGGAGGCGCGCGTGAAGCGCGCCATCACGGCGGCCACGGCCGCGCCCAGCGTCAAGGACGGCAGGACGTAATGCCTCCAGCTGTCGGCTCCCACGGTGGGCAGCCAGCCGAGCTGCACCGAGAAGACCTGCATCAGCAGCATGCCAAGCGCGAAGGCCGGAAAGGAAATGCCCGAGACGGCAATCGTCATGCCCAGCCGGTCCGGCCATTCATTGCGAAACACCGCGGAGACCACGCCTATGGCCATGCCGAAGATCACCGCCCAGCTCATGCTGGTCAGTGTCAGCAGCAGTGTCGGCAGAAAACGTTCGGCGATTTCGGTCGACACCGGGCGCCGTGTGCGCAGCGAGGTGCCGAAGTCGCCTTTGAGCATGTGCGTGAAGAAGCTCACGAACTGCTCGGGCAGGGGCCGGTCCAGGCCGAGCTCCTGGCGTACCAGTTCCACGGTCTGCTGGTCGGCATCCTGTCCGGCGGCCAGACGTGCCGGATCACCCGGCAGCATGTGGACGAACAGGAACACCAGCACTGCGACGATCAGCAGCGTGGGCGTCAGGCCCAGCAGCCGTTTCAGAAAATAGTTCAGCATGGTAGAGACTGGTCAGGGCGCGCGCCAGCGGATGCTGGCGCGCGCGGGATCGGTGCAAAGAAGGCGCAAAGGAAATGCTTACTCGGCGACCGCGATCTCGTCCGCATTGATGTTGCCGTCAGGCATCACGTAGACGCCCGACAGGCGCTTGCTTGTGGCGTACAGGTTTTTCTCCGTCACCAGCGGCGCCCAGGGCGCGTCTTTCATGATCTGCTCCTGTGCCTGGCGATACAGGTCGGCTTTTTCCTTGTCATCGACCGACTTCAGGGCCTTGGCGATAGCGCCGTCCACCTTCTCGTTGCTGTAGTAGGCGGTGTTGTTCAGCTTGGGCGGCCAGGCTTCGGTGGCCAGCAGCGGGCGCAGCGCCCAGTCGGCTTCACCGGTCGAAGAAGACCAGCCGGCGTAGTACATGCGCACTTTCGCGGTTTTGGGGTCCGGCGCGGTTTGCACCCACTCGGTACGCTGGCCGGGTTCGAGTGACTGCACCGAGATCTTGATGCCCACCTGGGCCAGCTGCTGCTGCACGAACTGGATGGTTTTCTGCGCGGTGGTGGTGGTGTAGGCGCTCCAGAGCACCGACTCGAAGCCGTTGGCGTAACCGGCTTCCTTGAGCAGCTCGCGCGCCTTCTTCGGGTCATAAGGCCAGGGCGCCATCTTGTGGGCGTACTTCACCCCTTGCGGCACGATGCCCTCGGCCGGGACGGCATAGCCACCGAAGGCCACTTTGGCGAGCGCTTCCTTGTTGATGGCGTAGTTGATGGCTTCGCGCACCTTGAGGTTGTCGAAAGGCTTTTGCTGCATGTTGAAGCTGAGGTAGCGCGTGATGATGGACGGGCCGCTCACCAGCTTGAGCTTGGCGTTTTTCTCCAGTTCGGTGGCCTGCTCGTAGGGCAGCGGGAAGGCAAAGTCGGTTTCGCCGGTCTGCAGCATGGCGGCGCGTGTGTTGTTCTCCAGCACGGGTTTCCAGGTCACGCTGTCGACCTTGGGGTAGCCCTTTTTCCAGTAGCCGTCGAATTTCCTGACCTTGACGAAATCGGTCTGCTTCCACTCCACAAAAGTGAAGGGGCCGGTGCCCACCGGGTTGAAGGCGATGTCCTTGTTGCCGTACTTTTTGAGTGCCGTCGGGGAGATCATCGCGGCCGAGGCGTGCGCCAGCGAGTTGATGAAGGGGCCAAAAGGCTCCTTGAGCGTGATGCGCACGCTGTACGGTGCAATCGCCTCGACCTTGTCCACGCGGTTGAACTGGTTGAAGCGGGCCAGTTTGTTGTCGGGGTTGAGCACCCGGTCCAGCGTGACCTTGACGGCTTCGGCATTGAAGTCGGTGCCGTCATGGAACTTGACGCCCTGGCGCAGCTTGAGGGTGTAGACAAGGCCGTCTTTGGAGGCGGTGTAGCTTTCGGCCAGCACGTTCTGGATTTTGAGGTCCTTGTCGAACTCGAACAGGCCCTGGTAGAAGGACTTGGTGACTGCCGTGGTCAGCGTGGTGTTGGTGTTGTAGGGGTCCAGCGTTTCGGGCTGGCCGCCGATGGCCAGTACCACGTCCTTGGCGGCAAGGGCCGAGCCAGTGGAGGCCAGGGCCAGCAGCGCCAGCAGGCTGGCAGCCAGGGCCTTGGGTCGAAGCGGTGTCATACGTTCTGTCATGGGGAAAACTCCTGGTTCAGGTTGAGGGAAATGATGGAGGGAAAGCGGATCGATGGGCGAGTCAATACGCACCGGCAATGCGGTGCTGCGCCACAAAATGGCCGGGGCTGACTTCCACCAGCGGCGGCACGACGGGCTCGTCGCCAATGGCGCGCAGGGGGCTGGGAATCTCGTCAGACATCAACTGGCGGCTCAAGTGGCGTCGGCTCGGGTCGGCCACGGGCACGGCCGCCATCAGCTTGCGGGTGTAGGCGTGCTGCGGGTTTTCAAAAATCGCGCGGCGCGGGCCGATCTCGACGATCTGGCCCAGGTACATCACGGCCACGCGGTGGCTGATGCGTTCGACCACCGCCATGTCGTGCGAGATGAACAGGAAGGCGATGCCCAGCTCGCGCTGCAGGTCCAGCATCAGGTTGACAATCTGGGCTTGAATCGAGACGTCGAGCGCCGACACCGACTCATCGGCAATCACCACCTTGGGGTTGAGCGCCAGTGCGCGGGCAATGGCGATGCGCTGACGCTGCCCGCCCGAGAACTCGTGCGGATAGCGCTGGGCGTATTCGGCCGGCAGGCCGACTTTGCCGAGCAGCCAGTCGACCCGCGCCTGCGCCTCCTTGCCCTTGGCGATCTTGTGCACCAGCAGCGGCTCCATGATGGAAAAGCCGACGGTGACACGCGGGTCCAGCGAGGCAAACGGGTCCTGGAAGATAAACTGGATATTGCGGCGCAGCCCTTGCAGCGTGCTGGTGGGCAGGTCGCGGATGTTCTGGCCACCGAACTCGATGAGGCCGCTCTGGCTTTCGACCAGGCGCAGCAGCGAGCGGCCGGTGGTGGACTTGCCGCAACCCGATTCACCGACCAGCGCTAGTGTTTCGCCGGGTCGGATGTCGAAGCTGACTTTTTCCACCGCGTGAACGCGGCGTGCCACGCGGCCAAAAAGCCCGCTGCGCACATCAAAGCGCGTCACCAGATCCTGTACCCGCAAAATCGGTGCGCTGCCGGGTGCGATGGTGTCTTGCGGTTGAGCCGCCTCGCGCGGTGCCGCATCGGCCTCTTCGGTGCGCAGCAACTCGAATTTGAGCGGCAGTTCGGTGCCTTCCATCGCGCCCAGCCGTGGCACGGCTGACAGCAGTGCGCGCGTGTAGGGATGGCGAGGGCGGGCAAAAACCTCCTCCGAAGCGCCTTCTTCCACCTTGTCGCCGCGGTACATCACCAGCACGCGGTCGGCCACTTCGGCGACCACGCCCATGTCGTGCGTGATGAAGACCACGCCCATGCGCATTTCGTCCTGCAGCGCGCGTATCAGTTGCAGGATTTGCGCCTGGATGGTCACGTCCAGTGCCGTGGTGGGCTCGTCGGCAATCAGCAGCGAGGGTTTGCACGACAGCGCCATGGCGATCATCACGCGCTGGCGCATGCCGCCCGAGAGCTGGTGCGGGTAGCGGCTCAGCACATTGCGCGCCTCCGGAATGCGCACGAGTTCGAGCATGCGCAGGGCTTCGGCGCGTGCGGCGCTCGCGCTTTTTCCCTGATGTTCCTGGATGGATTCGGCAATCTGGTCCCCGGCGGTGAACACCGGGTTGAGCGAGGTCATGGGCTCCTGGAAAATCATCGCGATGTCTGCGCCCCGAATGCTGCGCAGCGTCGCGTTGCGCGCCTGCGCTAGGTCAAGCACCTCGCCGCTGCGCCGCCGAAACGCCATGCTGCCGTTGATGATGCGGCCGCCGCCATGCTCGACCAGGCGCATCAGCGCCAGCGAGGTGACCGATTTGCCCGAGCCTGATTCGCCGACGATGGCCAGGGTCTCGCCGCGGTCCACATGGAAGGAGAGATGGCGTACCGCATCGACTGTGCGCTCGGAGGTGGTGAAGCGCACCGACAGGTCGTTGACGGCCACAACCCGGTTGTCGGGCAGGTACAGGGCGCTGGGTTGAGAGGCTTCGGCCACGGTGGGTTGCATTGGGGTGCGCTTTTGGGGTGGATGCGTGTGAGATGTTTGTGGAAACAGCAAGGAGCGTGCCGCAGATGGCGATCAGCGAAAAATCGCGGTCTGCGGCGCTTCACCGACGCGGGCATGGCCGCGGTACATGCCTTCGGTGTTGAAGGGAAGGCTCAGCTTGCCCTGCACGTCGACGGCAATCAGGCCGCCCCGGCCGCCCATGGCGGGCAGCACGTCCATCACCACCTGCTGCGCCGCCGCGTCCAGCGACAGGCCGCCGTAGGCCATGCGCGCGCAGAGGTCGTAGGCCGCCACGGTGCGTATGAACATTTCGCCGGTGCCGGTGCAGGAGACGGCCGCCGTGCGATTGTCGGCATAGGTGCCGGCGCCGATCAGGGGCGTGTCGCCGACGCGGCCGGGCCGTTTGTTGGTCATGCCGCCGGTGGAGGTGGCGGCGGCCAGGTTGCCGTGTGCATCGAGCGCGACAGCGCCCACGGTGCCGAATTTGCGGTCATCATCCAGCGGCGCCGCGCCGGCTGCCGAGGGACGGAACACCAGGGCCGCGCCGTCATGGTCCAGCATGGCCTGGTCGGTGGACAGGGCGCGGCGCAATTGCTCGCGGCGGGCCTCGGTTGAAAAGTAATCGGGCGAAACCATCTCCATCCCCAGGCCTTCGGCGAAGGCTTCGGCGCCGGCGCCCACCAGCAGCACATGCTCGCTGTGCTCCATCACGGCGCGGGCGGCGCGCAAGGGGCGGCGCACGCGGCTCACGCAAGCCACCGCGCCGGCGCGCAGGGTGGCGCCGTCCATCACGGCAGCGTCCAGCTCATGGGTTTCATCATGGGTGAAGACAGAGCCATGGCCGGCATTGAAGAGCGGGCAGTCTTCCAGCAGGTCAACGGCCAGGCTGACGGCATCGAGCGCGCTGCCGCCATCGGCCAGCAATTGCTGCGCGACCCGCAGGATGCCCTGCAGGGCAGCGTGGTAAGCCGCGGTTTGCTCGGCGCTGATGTGGTTGCGGCTCATGGTGCCGGCGCCACCGTGGATGGCGATGACGGGCAGGGGCTTGGAGGGTGTCACTTGGGGGCCTTTGAGGATTTCGATTTGGCGTTGGCCTTGCGGGGCGCAGGCGCCGCGGCCTCGGCCACGGCGCGCAGCCGGCCGCTGTGGCTGCCGTGCAGCCAGGGCAGCACCGACTCGGCCAGCTGCGTCGCCGCCTTGAGCGAGCCCTTGGCGCTGTGGGCGACAGCGCTGCTTAACGCTTCGATGAGTGCCAGTGCGCTGGCCTCGGAGTTGGCAAAGTACTGGCTGTCGGTATGGGCATAAAGCGCCACCGTGGCCAGCGGCGCCAGTGGCGACGTCACACGATCCGTGAGCGCCAGGACCGGCACGCCGGCTTCGCGCGCGCGGCGCGTCAGCAACACGGTGTCGGCGAAATACCGGGGGTAGGCAATGGCGATGAGCAGGTCTGTGGGCTGCAGGCGTGTCAGGACGCGCGCGGCGTGGGAGGAACTCTCAATATTGGCCAGCAACTGCACGTTGTCGCAGTACGGGTCCAGGCTGCGCTGCAAC
Coding sequences:
- the gsiD gene encoding glutathione ABC transporter permease GsiD, which gives rise to MTQTIVNEAVVAIAATPVATQNTRVRTPWTEFWRKFKKQHVAMAALAFVLLLVLLALLAPVIVPYDAENFFDYDKLNAGPSWQHWLGVDPLGRDIFSRILVGARISLAAGFASVAIGGLIGTALGLLAGYYEGWWDRIVMRISDVLFAFPGILLALGVVAILGSSMVNVVVAVSVFSVPAFARLVRGNTLVLKQMTYVEAVRSIGASDWTIIMRHILPGTISSIVVYFTMRLGTSIITAASLSFLGMGAQPPTPEWGAMLNEARADMVNAPHVALFPSLAIFLTVLAFNLLGDGLRDALDPKIDRQ
- the gsiC gene encoding glutathione ABC transporter permease GsiC; this translates as MLNYFLKRLLGLTPTLLIVAVLVFLFVHMLPGDPARLAAGQDADQQTVELVRQELGLDRPLPEQFVSFFTHMLKGDFGTSLRTRRPVSTEIAERFLPTLLLTLTSMSWAVIFGMAIGVVSAVFRNEWPDRLGMTIAVSGISFPAFALGMLLMQVFSVQLGWLPTVGADSWRHYVLPSLTLGAAVAAVMARFTRASFVEVIQEDFVRTARAKGLKERTVIFKHCLRNALIPVITMMGLQFGFLLGGSIVVEAVFNWPGLGRLLVDAVTMRDYPVIQTLVLLFSLEFILINLVVDVLYGFINPTIRYK
- the gsiB gene encoding glutathione ABC transporter substrate-binding protein GsiB, producing MTERMTPLRPKALAASLLALLALASTGSALAAKDVVLAIGGQPETLDPYNTNTTLTTAVTKSFYQGLFEFDKDLKIQNVLAESYTASKDGLVYTLKLRQGVKFHDGTDFNAEAVKVTLDRVLNPDNKLARFNQFNRVDKVEAIAPYSVRITLKEPFGPFINSLAHASAAMISPTALKKYGNKDIAFNPVGTGPFTFVEWKQTDFVKVRKFDGYWKKGYPKVDSVTWKPVLENNTRAAMLQTGETDFAFPLPYEQATELEKNAKLKLVSGPSIITRYLSFNMQQKPFDNLKVREAINYAINKEALAKVAFGGYAVPAEGIVPQGVKYAHKMAPWPYDPKKARELLKEAGYANGFESVLWSAYTTTTAQKTIQFVQQQLAQVGIKISVQSLEPGQRTEWVQTAPDPKTAKVRMYYAGWSSSTGEADWALRPLLATEAWPPKLNNTAYYSNEKVDGAIAKALKSVDDKEKADLYRQAQEQIMKDAPWAPLVTEKNLYATSKRLSGVYVMPDGNINADEIAVAE
- a CDS encoding dipeptide ABC transporter ATP-binding protein, with amino-acid sequence MQPTVAEASQPSALYLPDNRVVAVNDLSVRFTTSERTVDAVRHLSFHVDRGETLAIVGESGSGKSVTSLALMRLVEHGGGRIINGSMAFRRRSGEVLDLAQARNATLRSIRGADIAMIFQEPMTSLNPVFTAGDQIAESIQEHQGKSASAARAEALRMLELVRIPEARNVLSRYPHQLSGGMRQRVMIAMALSCKPSLLIADEPTTALDVTIQAQILQLIRALQDEMRMGVVFITHDMGVVAEVADRVLVMYRGDKVEEGASEEVFARPRHPYTRALLSAVPRLGAMEGTELPLKFELLRTEEADAAPREAAQPQDTIAPGSAPILRVQDLVTRFDVRSGLFGRVARRVHAVEKVSFDIRPGETLALVGESGCGKSTTGRSLLRLVESQSGLIEFGGQNIRDLPTSTLQGLRRNIQFIFQDPFASLDPRVTVGFSIMEPLLVHKIAKGKEAQARVDWLLGKVGLPAEYAQRYPHEFSGGQRQRIAIARALALNPKVVIADESVSALDVSIQAQIVNLMLDLQRELGIAFLFISHDMAVVERISHRVAVMYLGQIVEIGPRRAIFENPQHAYTRKLMAAVPVADPSRRHLSRQLMSDEIPSPLRAIGDEPVVPPLVEVSPGHFVAQHRIAGAY
- a CDS encoding isoaspartyl peptidase/L-asparaginase family protein — its product is MSRNHISAEQTAAYHAALQGILRVAQQLLADGGSALDAVSLAVDLLEDCPLFNAGHGSVFTHDETHELDAAVMDGATLRAGAVACVSRVRRPLRAARAVMEHSEHVLLVGAGAEAFAEGLGMEMVSPDYFSTEARREQLRRALSTDQAMLDHDGAALVFRPSAAGAAPLDDDRKFGTVGAVALDAHGNLAAATSTGGMTNKRPGRVGDTPLIGAGTYADNRTAAVSCTGTGEMFIRTVAAYDLCARMAYGGLSLDAAAQQVVMDVLPAMGGRGGLIAVDVQGKLSLPFNTEGMYRGHARVGEAPQTAIFR
- a CDS encoding MurR/RpiR family transcriptional regulator, coding for MTTVPGNPSMAQRIARVLPTLTRSHRQMADYVLAHPLQAATMPIDELAATLGVSVATANRFARALEFDGYQQFRAALVLGFETTLAPVEKLRSTLEHPTTVADVFASALAENQRNIDLTRQSLDAHSCEQAVGAILNAKRIYIMGFGASSWLGGLLQRSLDPYCDNVQLLANIESSSHAARVLTRLQPTDLLIAIAYPRYFADTVLLTRRAREAGVPVLALTDRVTSPLAPLATVALYAHTDSQYFANSEASALALIEALSSAVAHSAKGSLKAATQLAESVLPWLHGSHSGRLRAVAEAAAPAPRKANAKSKSSKAPK